From a single Cyclobacterium marinum DSM 745 genomic region:
- a CDS encoding GH3 family domain-containing protein has product MPVIGELIKKAIELGGKLSSEDSPEKAQAKVLNQLLESAKDTSFGKYYGFKKILEEKNPSHAFQEKVPYHDYDKIYNEWWKKIREGHKDITWPGINQYFAVSSGTTSNSKYIPVTDEMIDSIRNTGIQQVVSLSKYDLPPDFFERQIMMLGSSTALKKNNGFLEGEISGISASQIPFWFQRFYKPGPEISAIEDWDQRIEEIAKNAKDWDIGSISGIPSWIELMMKRVIAYHGVSSIHEIWPNLAVYTPGGVAFEPHRKSFEKNLAHPLVYIDTYLASEGFLAFQNRPDTEAMALVLDNGIYFEFVPFESGNMDENGAVKPEAKALTIGEVEENKDYILLISTVSGAWRYMIGDTIAFTDKEKGEIKITGRTKFFLNVVGSQLGVHQMDKAMEAIQEKFNLTIPEYTVAAIEENDEYLHRWYLGKDSGTADEGTVRDFLDAFLRDNNKNYNVARNKALKSIDVKIVPLSTFIAYNEKQKKKGGQVKFPRVMKAKPFKEWETFVQSI; this is encoded by the coding sequence ATGCCTGTAATTGGTGAATTAATAAAAAAAGCAATCGAACTAGGGGGTAAATTAAGTAGTGAAGACAGCCCTGAAAAAGCACAAGCGAAAGTATTGAATCAACTTCTGGAATCGGCGAAAGACACTTCCTTTGGAAAGTATTATGGGTTTAAAAAAATCCTAGAAGAAAAAAACCCCTCTCATGCATTTCAAGAGAAGGTCCCTTATCATGATTATGACAAGATTTATAATGAATGGTGGAAAAAAATCAGAGAGGGACATAAAGACATCACTTGGCCGGGTATCAATCAGTACTTTGCTGTTAGCTCAGGAACCACTAGCAATAGCAAGTATATTCCCGTAACTGATGAAATGATTGACTCAATAAGAAACACAGGTATACAACAGGTTGTCAGTTTATCCAAATACGATTTACCTCCTGATTTTTTTGAGCGACAAATTATGATGTTGGGAAGTTCCACTGCCTTGAAAAAAAACAATGGCTTTTTAGAAGGCGAAATTAGTGGGATAAGTGCCAGTCAAATCCCATTTTGGTTCCAGCGTTTTTACAAACCCGGCCCTGAAATATCTGCCATTGAAGATTGGGATCAAAGAATTGAAGAAATTGCTAAAAATGCAAAAGATTGGGATATAGGAAGTATTTCAGGCATCCCTTCGTGGATTGAATTAATGATGAAGCGGGTTATTGCTTATCATGGGGTGTCCTCTATCCATGAAATCTGGCCAAACTTGGCCGTATACACACCCGGAGGTGTAGCTTTTGAACCACACAGAAAAAGTTTTGAAAAAAACTTAGCCCACCCATTGGTGTATATTGACACCTATTTGGCTTCTGAGGGTTTTTTGGCTTTTCAAAATCGACCCGACACTGAAGCCATGGCCTTGGTTTTAGACAATGGTATTTATTTTGAATTTGTCCCTTTTGAATCGGGAAATATGGATGAAAATGGGGCTGTCAAACCTGAAGCCAAAGCTTTGACCATTGGGGAAGTGGAAGAGAACAAAGACTACATACTTTTGATTTCTACAGTATCCGGCGCATGGCGCTATATGATTGGAGATACGATTGCCTTTACAGATAAAGAAAAAGGGGAAATTAAGATCACAGGGCGAACAAAGTTTTTCTTAAATGTGGTAGGTAGCCAATTGGGAGTTCACCAAATGGACAAAGCCATGGAGGCCATCCAAGAAAAATTTAACTTGACCATTCCTGAATATACAGTTGCGGCTATCGAAGAAAATGACGAGTACCTTCACCGCTGGTATCTGGGCAAAGACTCAGGAACTGCAGATGAAGGAACAGTTAGAGACTTTTTGGATGCTTTTCTTCGTGACAATAATAAAAACTATAATGTCGCTAGAAATAAGGCCCTAAAAAGTATTGATGTGAAAATTGTTCCCCTATCTACCTTCATTGCTTACAATGAAAAACAAAAGAAAAAAGGTGGGCAAGTTAAATTCCCACGGGTAATGAAAGCCAAACCTTTTAAAGAATGGGAGACTTTTGTCCAAAGCATTTAA
- a CDS encoding MFS transporter has translation MLIFKSLSSSNYRYFFAGQAFSNLGNMMKQVVVGWLVYSLTGSALLLGVISFSREISAFLISIFAGVFADKYNKHKLLMVCQTVIAINALTLAVFTITDNITFNILLGLEVVFGLVSGLEMPSRHAFVNDLVKDKAYLTNAIALNSSLFNTARIVGPALAGILIPIIGEGYCLLLYAFASFCVVGLFTFIQYKPLANNSLKQNFKNAFSEGAVFAFKTKHLRFIMLFVAAITLIGMSYMVILPVFAAEIFNGDAVIFGYMTSAVGLGSLIGAFFVGTKNNILGLDKLILIGTIVFGLGLAVFSFSSILWLSLMALLATGLGRVIIFTGSNTLIQSISPEGKRGRVLSFYIMLFMGSLSLGSFLIGFVTDWIGAPLTLTIGSLGVLIMAVYYAKSLPLLRKRTYRAIKKSEFQLTLQQNPNSK, from the coding sequence ATGCTGATTTTTAAATCCCTTTCTTCTTCCAACTACAGGTATTTCTTTGCAGGTCAGGCCTTCTCTAACCTAGGGAATATGATGAAGCAAGTGGTGGTAGGCTGGTTGGTTTATAGTCTTACAGGCTCTGCCTTACTCTTAGGAGTGATTTCCTTTTCGAGAGAAATCTCGGCCTTCCTAATATCAATTTTTGCAGGAGTATTTGCTGACAAGTACAACAAACACAAACTCTTGATGGTTTGTCAGACAGTAATTGCTATCAATGCTTTGACCCTGGCAGTATTTACAATTACCGACAATATTACCTTTAATATCCTACTGGGTCTAGAAGTTGTTTTTGGCTTGGTCAGTGGACTGGAAATGCCATCCAGGCATGCTTTTGTCAATGATTTGGTAAAGGACAAGGCTTACCTCACCAATGCCATTGCCTTAAACTCTTCTCTCTTTAACACCGCCCGAATTGTAGGCCCTGCTCTGGCGGGAATTCTTATCCCAATAATTGGAGAAGGTTATTGTTTACTGCTATATGCCTTTGCAAGCTTTTGCGTGGTAGGGCTCTTCACTTTCATTCAATACAAGCCTTTGGCCAACAATTCCTTAAAACAAAACTTTAAAAATGCATTTTCAGAAGGTGCAGTATTTGCATTTAAAACAAAGCACCTTCGGTTTATTATGTTGTTTGTTGCCGCCATTACCCTTATAGGTATGTCTTATATGGTCATTTTACCGGTATTTGCTGCGGAGATATTTAATGGAGATGCAGTAATTTTCGGATACATGACCAGTGCTGTTGGCCTAGGTTCCTTGATTGGTGCATTTTTTGTAGGTACTAAAAATAACATTTTAGGTTTAGATAAGTTAATATTGATAGGCACAATAGTCTTTGGTTTAGGCTTGGCTGTATTCTCATTCAGTTCTATTTTGTGGTTATCATTAATGGCGCTTCTAGCAACAGGGCTTGGTAGAGTGATCATCTTTACCGGATCAAATACTTTAATCCAATCTATCTCTCCGGAAGGCAAAAGAGGACGGGTTTTAAGTTTTTATATCATGCTGTTTATGGGATCACTTTCCTTAGGCAGTTTTCTAATAGGGTTTGTTACTGATTGGATTGGAGCCCCATTAACGCTTACTATCGGGAGCTTGGGAGTACTTATCATGGCTGTTTATTACGCCAAAAGCCTCCCATTGCTTAGAAAAAGGACTTATCGAGCCATAAAAAAATCTGAATTTCAGCTAACCTTACAACAAAACCCAAATTCAAAATGA
- a CDS encoding glycoside hydrolase family 113 encodes MMHYNLSKGLLFLFFIICALINFSCESNKKLASYEGVKHKGVCWVGTRNPLSGGELQSLKELGVSHLSQTPFGWQKSVSEPDLNWEKHRNKIWWGESSNGLLSTSDTAKALGITDILKPHIWVRGSWPGEIAMSNEKDWDLWFDNYKDFILYYARIAEKQGIPILCIGTELEKASHKEKKWREIIHAIREVYTGKLTYAANFTEYQKVNFWDALDYIGIQAYFPLVDHQNAPDLTQLIKGWEKVIPEIEQTNITFQKPVIFTEIGYCNTEDAAHSPWVWPNERRNATLSEEVQALCYEAFFEAVWDKPWMQGVYFWKWYPEPRVREPDFTPQNKLAEKIMKKYFLDAKI; translated from the coding sequence ATGATGCATTATAACTTAAGTAAAGGTCTTCTATTCTTGTTCTTTATTATTTGTGCATTGATTAACTTTTCTTGTGAAAGCAATAAAAAACTGGCCTCCTATGAAGGAGTAAAGCACAAAGGTGTTTGTTGGGTAGGTACCAGAAATCCACTTTCAGGTGGGGAATTACAATCCTTAAAGGAATTGGGTGTGAGCCATCTCTCTCAAACACCATTTGGTTGGCAGAAGTCTGTTTCGGAGCCTGACTTGAATTGGGAGAAACACCGCAACAAAATCTGGTGGGGAGAAAGCAGCAATGGACTCTTGTCTACTTCCGACACGGCCAAGGCTTTGGGGATTACCGACATTTTAAAACCACATATATGGGTACGAGGGTCTTGGCCAGGAGAAATAGCCATGAGCAATGAGAAAGATTGGGACTTGTGGTTTGATAATTATAAAGACTTCATTCTTTATTACGCTCGAATAGCCGAAAAGCAAGGTATCCCTATTTTATGCATAGGTACTGAATTGGAAAAGGCCAGTCACAAAGAGAAAAAGTGGCGGGAGATAATTCATGCCATACGCGAGGTGTACACCGGTAAGCTAACTTATGCAGCGAATTTTACCGAATACCAAAAGGTGAATTTTTGGGATGCTTTGGATTATATAGGCATTCAGGCATATTTCCCTTTGGTCGACCATCAAAATGCTCCTGATTTGACCCAATTAATTAAAGGTTGGGAAAAAGTAATCCCGGAAATAGAGCAAACAAACATTACCTTCCAAAAGCCGGTGATATTCACTGAAATAGGCTATTGCAATACGGAAGATGCTGCACATTCTCCATGGGTTTGGCCCAATGAAAGGCGAAATGCTACTCTTTCGGAGGAAGTCCAAGCCTTATGTTATGAGGCTTTCTTTGAAGCTGTCTGGGATAAACCATGGATGCAAGGGGTGTATTTTTGGAAATGGTATCCTGAACCCAGGGTTCGCGAACCTGATTTTACTCCCCAAAATAAATTGGCAGAGAAAATTATGAAGAAGTATTTTCTTGATGCTAAAATATAA
- a CDS encoding BCCT family transporter encodes MNFYRQPTFVVAISICLFFLVLAFTFPLGIRENLAVAATSTLAVFGNYYLVLGLLMVLLLLGIAISPWGKLKIGEGPVAYGWFSWIAMLYSTGMGAGLMLRAVQEPVFYFTKPPRTTDLSSEVFALEYTFFHWGFTPWAFYGLFGLMVGYLVYGKGRLMLSSSLLVGRYRKPVLIVIVDVITIISTLFGVVGAVGLGSRQLLVGFQQLFVDVEISYGNNAFVVLFLGSLATLSAFSGLSKGIRNVSRFNISVSLFLLLATLFSGDILGIINNFGLSIAAYIYDFIPMSLNYGDKSVSQEFLMDWTFFYWAFWLSWAPFTGVFIARISKGRSFRAFIFGVILVPSLGTFLWFSVFGSSAFELIGKPENYQGQFDSLYGSIFVFLDSFSFGGIMKILAFLLVFTFLITSLDSAIYVLGMFADNGNREPNNKHLLGWGVILSVFTIATLFIGKEQLLQAVSQLLILIALPFSWVYLLMIGSFLYILVKKKNHDAL; translated from the coding sequence GTGAACTTTTACCGCCAACCAACTTTTGTTGTTGCCATTTCTATTTGCCTGTTTTTTTTGGTTCTGGCTTTTACTTTTCCTTTGGGAATTAGGGAGAATCTGGCAGTTGCCGCCACATCCACATTAGCTGTATTTGGCAATTATTACCTTGTATTGGGCTTATTGATGGTTTTACTCCTTTTAGGCATAGCCATATCTCCATGGGGGAAATTAAAAATTGGAGAAGGGCCTGTGGCCTATGGCTGGTTTTCATGGATTGCCATGCTGTACAGTACAGGGATGGGTGCCGGGTTGATGTTGCGGGCCGTACAGGAACCGGTTTTTTATTTTACCAAACCTCCCCGAACCACAGATTTATCTTCAGAGGTATTTGCATTGGAATATACTTTTTTTCATTGGGGTTTTACCCCTTGGGCCTTTTATGGGCTTTTTGGATTGATGGTGGGTTATTTGGTTTATGGAAAGGGGAGGCTGATGCTCAGCTCTTCGCTTTTGGTGGGGAGATACCGTAAGCCTGTTTTGATCGTCATTGTGGATGTGATTACCATTATTAGTACTTTGTTTGGCGTGGTAGGAGCTGTTGGGCTGGGCAGTAGGCAACTTCTGGTAGGTTTTCAACAATTGTTCGTGGATGTTGAGATAAGCTATGGCAACAATGCTTTTGTGGTTTTGTTTTTGGGTAGTCTTGCCACCCTATCCGCCTTTTCTGGGCTAAGTAAGGGAATAAGAAATGTTTCAAGATTTAATATTTCCGTTTCCTTATTCTTGTTGTTGGCCACCTTATTTTCAGGGGATATCTTAGGCATTATCAATAATTTCGGCTTATCAATCGCTGCCTATATTTATGATTTTATACCCATGAGTCTGAATTACGGAGACAAAAGTGTCTCTCAGGAGTTTTTGATGGATTGGACCTTTTTTTATTGGGCTTTTTGGTTGTCATGGGCACCATTTACAGGTGTATTTATAGCAAGGATTTCTAAAGGAAGGTCTTTCCGCGCATTTATTTTTGGGGTGATTCTTGTACCTTCCTTAGGCACCTTTCTTTGGTTTTCAGTTTTTGGCTCCTCTGCTTTTGAGCTGATCGGAAAGCCGGAAAATTACCAAGGTCAATTTGATTCTTTATACGGATCTATTTTCGTATTTCTTGATAGTTTTTCTTTTGGTGGTATAATGAAAATATTGGCCTTCCTCTTGGTATTTACTTTTCTTATCACTTCTCTGGACTCTGCCATCTATGTTTTGGGAATGTTTGCCGACAACGGAAATAGAGAACCAAACAACAAGCATTTGTTAGGCTGGGGGGTAATCCTATCTGTTTTCACCATTGCCACCTTATTTATTGGCAAAGAGCAGTTGCTACAGGCTGTTAGCCAGTTGTTAATTCTTATCGCGCTACCTTTTAGTTGGGTTTACCTATTGATGATTGGAAGTTTCCTTTATATATTAGTCAAAAAGAAAAATCATGATGCATTATAA
- a CDS encoding porin family protein yields MRYTNKVVAFIAVVLFLSASWDGYGQSGIRVGITGGVNAGQLKNSINLTDRIWKYNAGLAFAKPLSGNFSLASELVYSKQGSSIDGSQSNKLLTHFDYIALPVLVRLSPVGKNVFLQAGGKFGYLLKGERLNTNNSSPNDIPHLRHWDAGALAGLGYRLGSHIVLDVRYYHGLAPLIKDHWILDGDLNPILYGADRLVHRVWSMNLTYYL; encoded by the coding sequence ATGAGATACACAAATAAGGTTGTTGCCTTTATTGCCGTTGTACTTTTTTTGAGTGCTTCCTGGGACGGGTACGGACAGAGCGGTATCCGGGTAGGAATTACTGGCGGGGTTAACGCTGGTCAGCTTAAAAACAGTATTAACCTGACTGATAGGATATGGAAGTACAATGCAGGGCTTGCATTTGCAAAACCGCTTTCAGGAAATTTTTCCTTGGCAAGCGAACTGGTCTACAGCAAACAGGGTAGCAGTATAGACGGGTCCCAATCGAACAAATTACTTACCCATTTTGACTACATCGCGCTTCCTGTCCTGGTTCGTTTAAGTCCAGTTGGGAAAAATGTTTTCCTCCAGGCAGGTGGCAAGTTTGGCTATCTGCTAAAAGGTGAAAGGTTAAATACCAACAATAGTTCTCCAAATGACATACCGCATCTCCGCCATTGGGACGCTGGAGCATTAGCTGGTCTGGGCTATCGGCTGGGAAGCCATATTGTATTAGATGTCCGTTATTATCATGGATTGGCACCTTTGATTAAAGATCATTGGATATTGGATGGTGATTTAAATCCAATTTTATATGGGGCCGACCGGTTGGTTCACCGGGTTTGGTCGATGAATCTGACCTATTATCTCTGA
- a CDS encoding glucoamylase family protein, with translation MKKIFNAYFIIIGIGLLVLGCSEKEVSSNRILAKGYARHVELQWEPVLGAESYTVFVKKEDSDYTERVSIKDTIYLDFVNDLGTELTLSYKVEAQLKDDTESLGETTVATRSMTDEELLDMVQYYTFRYFWEGAEPNSGMARERIHMDGNYPQNDQNVVTTGGTGFGLFGLIAGIERAWVSREEGFKRFERIIDFLENADRFHGVWSHWIHGENGKVKPFGKDDDGGDLVESAFLMQGLLAVREYYKNGNEQEKALANRIDELWKSMDWTWYTQGGQDILYWHWSPNFGWQKNFGIKGYDECMITYVLAASSPTHAVPASVYHKGWARNGEIVGNTEAYGHQLPLKHNGSPEYGGPLFWSHYSYLGLDPRGLADKYANYWENNRNHTLINRQWCVENEGGFKGYGEDLWGLTASYTVTGYAAHKPGADLGVISPTAALSSIPYTPEESMAVIRNLYYNYGEKVFGRYGFYDALSPEKDWYPQRYLAIDQGPIVAMIENYRTGLGWELFMAAPEVQEGLDKLGFSVSEE, from the coding sequence ATGAAGAAGATATTCAATGCATATTTTATTATTATCGGGATTGGACTCCTTGTTTTAGGCTGCTCCGAAAAAGAGGTCTCATCTAATAGAATCCTTGCCAAAGGCTATGCCAGGCATGTAGAATTGCAATGGGAGCCTGTCCTAGGAGCTGAATCTTATACTGTTTTCGTTAAAAAAGAAGACAGCGATTATACAGAAAGAGTAAGTATTAAGGACACCATTTACCTTGATTTCGTCAATGACTTGGGAACTGAGCTTACACTTTCTTACAAGGTGGAAGCCCAATTAAAAGACGATACAGAGAGTTTGGGGGAGACTACCGTTGCTACCCGATCCATGACGGATGAAGAACTATTGGACATGGTGCAGTATTACACATTTCGGTATTTTTGGGAAGGTGCAGAACCCAATTCAGGAATGGCAAGAGAGCGTATTCATATGGATGGAAACTATCCCCAAAATGACCAAAATGTAGTGACCACAGGAGGGACAGGTTTTGGACTATTTGGTCTGATTGCCGGAATTGAGAGAGCTTGGGTGAGCAGAGAAGAGGGTTTCAAACGTTTTGAGCGCATTATTGACTTTTTGGAAAATGCCGACAGGTTTCATGGGGTTTGGTCCCATTGGATCCATGGAGAAAATGGTAAAGTGAAGCCTTTTGGTAAGGATGATGATGGCGGAGACCTGGTTGAATCAGCCTTCTTGATGCAGGGGCTTTTGGCAGTAAGGGAATATTACAAAAACGGCAATGAGCAAGAGAAAGCATTGGCCAATAGGATAGATGAGCTATGGAAATCAATGGACTGGACCTGGTATACTCAGGGGGGGCAAGATATATTGTATTGGCACTGGTCTCCTAATTTTGGGTGGCAAAAGAATTTTGGCATAAAGGGCTATGATGAATGTATGATTACCTATGTGTTGGCGGCATCCTCTCCAACACATGCTGTGCCGGCTTCGGTCTACCATAAAGGCTGGGCAAGGAATGGTGAAATTGTAGGGAATACCGAAGCCTATGGACACCAATTGCCCCTCAAACACAACGGATCGCCTGAGTATGGTGGCCCATTGTTCTGGTCTCATTATTCTTATTTGGGTTTGGACCCCAGAGGATTAGCAGATAAATATGCTAACTATTGGGAAAACAACCGCAACCATACTTTGATCAATCGGCAATGGTGTGTTGAAAATGAAGGTGGCTTTAAGGGCTATGGTGAAGACCTTTGGGGCCTAACGGCAAGTTATACGGTAACAGGCTATGCAGCCCACAAGCCGGGAGCAGATTTGGGCGTGATTTCGCCCACTGCAGCCTTGTCCTCCATACCGTATACCCCGGAGGAAAGCATGGCGGTAATCAGGAATTTATATTACAATTATGGTGAAAAGGTTTTTGGGCGTTATGGTTTTTATGATGCCTTAAGTCCGGAAAAGGATTGGTATCCACAGCGGTATTTGGCCATTGATCAGGGACCCATTGTAGCCATGATAGAGAATTATCGCACAGGATTGGGATGGGAGTTATTTATGGCTGCCCCAGAAGTGCAAGAAGGTTTGGACAAGCTTGGGTTTAGTGTTTCTGAGGAGTAA
- a CDS encoding glucoamylase family protein has translation MPRITYCFFFLIIFFSCQEETVEQPILQVTKVMAGSLVLSQDYDQNSGIETNESITIYFSSAVDQVNLEESIQIKEKESGQSVNFNLNFFSENKEVRIQVIGLMKPGTTYVLEIEEGLNGAMEGLFLGYSVNYTTQSAASSLVDFEIQGAEWIGNRRWANEAVSFSLKLTFSKPTALTLEHLELTQDGVAKELLLEAGDDDASWFVKSADKLKDFKKHTFTIKDLAQAAEPKVLEAFTLEFYTGKSEENKFPALDDAALLTLIQEQTFKYFWDFAHPSSGMIRERNTSGDLVTTGGTGFGMMALIVGIERGFISRSEGVERWRKVVDFLSKADRFHGAWPHWLDGNTGKVIPFSPKDDGGDLVETALLAQGLLTVKEYLDPNNPKENEMIGQINKLWEEVEWEWYTRGGQNKLFWHWSPNHAWDMNLPVTGYNEALIVYVLAAASPTHAIDPEVYHQGWARSGAMVNGNTYFDQVLPLGPEMGGPLFYSHYSFLGLDPRSLQDQYANYWDQNVSHSKIHRAYAVQNSLGFVGYSAEMWGLTASDNQAGYGAHSPTNDIGVVTPTAALSAMPYTPEASMEALKFYYYSLGDKLWGEYGFYDAFNLTDDWFADSYLAIDQGPIIIMIENHRSGLLWNQFMKNEQVKAGLDKLGFTY, from the coding sequence ATGCCTAGAATAACTTATTGCTTTTTTTTCCTTATTATATTCTTTTCCTGTCAGGAGGAAACAGTCGAACAGCCTATTTTGCAAGTAACAAAGGTAATGGCAGGATCTCTGGTCTTAAGTCAGGATTACGATCAAAATTCTGGAATAGAGACCAATGAAAGCATTACCATATATTTTTCTTCTGCAGTTGATCAGGTCAATTTGGAGGAATCTATTCAGATAAAGGAAAAAGAGTCGGGTCAATCCGTAAATTTTAATCTCAACTTCTTCAGTGAAAATAAGGAGGTCAGGATACAGGTTATTGGTTTGATGAAACCCGGTACCACCTATGTCTTGGAAATCGAGGAGGGGCTAAATGGGGCCATGGAAGGACTTTTTTTGGGCTATAGTGTAAATTACACCACCCAATCAGCAGCTTCAAGCCTAGTGGATTTTGAGATCCAAGGAGCTGAATGGATTGGAAATCGCCGTTGGGCAAATGAGGCCGTCTCCTTTTCCCTAAAGCTCACCTTCTCTAAGCCTACCGCCCTAACATTGGAGCACCTTGAATTAACACAAGATGGAGTGGCCAAGGAACTGCTATTAGAGGCAGGAGATGATGATGCCTCCTGGTTTGTAAAAAGTGCAGATAAACTAAAGGATTTCAAAAAGCATACTTTTACAATCAAGGACCTTGCTCAAGCAGCTGAACCTAAAGTTCTGGAAGCGTTTACCTTGGAATTTTATACCGGGAAATCTGAAGAAAATAAGTTTCCGGCTTTGGATGATGCGGCCTTATTAACACTTATTCAGGAACAAACCTTTAAATACTTTTGGGATTTTGCTCATCCAAGCAGTGGGATGATCAGGGAAAGAAATACATCCGGAGATCTTGTGACCACAGGGGGAACGGGCTTTGGCATGATGGCACTTATTGTGGGAATAGAAAGAGGCTTTATCAGTAGAAGTGAAGGTGTGGAAAGGTGGAGAAAAGTCGTAGATTTTTTGTCTAAAGCTGACCGGTTTCATGGGGCGTGGCCTCATTGGTTGGATGGAAATACAGGGAAAGTGATTCCTTTCAGTCCCAAAGATGATGGAGGAGATCTTGTAGAAACAGCACTGTTGGCGCAAGGGTTGTTAACGGTAAAAGAATATTTGGACCCCAACAATCCAAAAGAAAATGAAATGATAGGGCAGATCAACAAGCTGTGGGAAGAAGTTGAATGGGAATGGTATACCCGAGGAGGTCAGAACAAATTGTTCTGGCATTGGTCCCCCAATCATGCCTGGGATATGAATTTGCCTGTGACAGGCTACAATGAGGCTTTGATTGTATATGTTTTGGCCGCAGCTTCTCCAACCCATGCTATTGACCCAGAGGTGTACCACCAGGGTTGGGCCAGGTCTGGAGCTATGGTCAATGGCAATACCTATTTCGATCAGGTCCTGCCTTTAGGTCCTGAGATGGGAGGCCCACTGTTTTATTCGCATTACTCATTTTTAGGTTTAGACCCTAGATCTCTTCAAGACCAATATGCAAACTATTGGGATCAGAATGTGAGTCACAGTAAGATTCATAGGGCTTATGCAGTACAAAATAGTTTGGGATTTGTAGGGTATAGTGCGGAAATGTGGGGACTAACAGCCAGCGACAATCAAGCAGGTTATGGTGCGCATTCCCCAACAAATGACATAGGTGTTGTGACACCAACAGCGGCCCTTTCGGCCATGCCCTATACCCCGGAAGCTTCTATGGAAGCACTCAAATTTTATTATTATAGTTTGGGGGATAAGTTATGGGGAGAATATGGTTTTTATGATGCCTTTAACCTTACCGATGATTGGTTTGCTGACAGCTACTTAGCCATAGACCAGGGGCCAATAATTATAATGATTGAAAACCATAGAAGCGGATTATTATGGAATCAATTTATGAAAAATGAACAAGTGAAAGCAGGCCTGGATAAGTTAGGTTTTACTTATTAA
- a CDS encoding LamG domain-containing protein gives MIKNRLSFIVLMSIIISSCTDGYIDDIDYVAPDSDNEAPEITVNFPSEGTQIRVVEDVTDINIDLEVIDDIEIERVSLVMDGSEIASFNDFPDYRRFLSVYNFEGLTNGQHLLEVTATDMSGKSATESITFEKTEPYQPIYDNEVFYLPFDGDYVELIQLLSPDIAGAPAFADGIVSKAYAGNTDSYLKFPTEGLKSNSFSAVFWYKVNADPDRAGLLVMGPPDETNPSAMNNRTSGFRLFRENAGGMQRIKLNIGTGTGESWFDGGAAADIDPSTGEWSHIAFTIGPDQATVYIDGEVVSQNGFPGIDWTGCDLLSVGSGAPRFAGWGHLSTSGLIDELRIFDSVLSQEEIKGIISTESN, from the coding sequence ATGATAAAGAATAGGTTAAGTTTTATTGTTTTGATGTCTATAATCATCAGTTCATGTACAGATGGATACATTGATGATATCGACTATGTGGCACCGGACTCGGATAATGAGGCGCCTGAAATCACTGTTAATTTCCCAAGTGAAGGAACTCAAATTCGTGTTGTTGAGGATGTGACCGACATAAATATAGACTTGGAGGTAATTGATGATATTGAAATTGAGAGGGTCTCATTGGTTATGGATGGAAGCGAAATTGCTAGTTTCAATGATTTTCCCGATTATAGGAGGTTTTTATCTGTATACAATTTTGAAGGCCTAACCAATGGGCAACATTTGCTTGAAGTAACGGCCACAGACATGTCCGGTAAATCGGCTACTGAGTCCATCACTTTTGAAAAAACGGAGCCTTATCAACCCATTTATGACAATGAGGTGTTTTACTTGCCATTTGATGGGGATTATGTGGAATTGATTCAGCTTTTATCTCCTGATATTGCTGGTGCGCCGGCCTTTGCCGATGGCATTGTGTCCAAAGCTTATGCCGGAAATACCGACTCCTATCTGAAATTCCCTACTGAAGGCTTGAAGAGCAACTCATTTAGTGCCGTCTTCTGGTACAAGGTTAACGCCGATCCGGACAGGGCAGGCCTTCTGGTGATGGGACCTCCGGATGAAACCAATCCATCAGCAATGAACAATAGAACCTCAGGCTTTAGGCTGTTTAGAGAAAACGCCGGAGGCATGCAACGGATAAAATTAAATATAGGAACAGGCACAGGTGAAAGTTGGTTTGATGGCGGTGCTGCTGCCGACATTGATCCAAGCACCGGCGAATGGAGTCATATTGCCTTTACGATCGGTCCGGATCAAGCTACTGTTTATATCGATGGTGAAGTAGTTAGTCAAAACGGTTTTCCGGGTATAGACTGGACGGGGTGTGACTTATTGTCTGTTGGCTCCGGAGCTCCCAGGTTTGCAGGCTGGGGTCATTTATCTACTTCAGGCTTGATTGATGAGCTGAGGATTTTTGATTCCGTATTGAGCCAAGAAGAAATAAAAGGGATTATTTCTACTGAAAGTAATTAA